The sequence GACGAAGGGGGACCGCGAGGTCGTCTTCCGCCTCAACAAGCCGGACGCCACCTTCCCGTTCGTGCTCGCCACACCGGCCATGTCGATCGTCGACCCCGAGGAGTACCCCGCCGACGCCCTGCGCGAGGGCAGCGGGGTCACCGGCTCGGGACCGTACGGCCTGGAGTCCTACGAAGAGGGGCAGGAGGCCCGGCTCGTCCGCAACGACAACTACAAGGGCTCCGCCGACCGCAAGAACCGCGCCGTCACCATCCGGTACTTCCAGGACTCGGACGAGATGGTCACCGCGCTGAGGGACCGCAAGATCGACGTCACCCTCCGGGGGCTCGCCGCCAAGGACGTCGTGGCCCTGGAGAACCGGCGGGGCAAGGACGAGATCCAGCTGGTGGAGGGCGCGGGCACCGAGATCCGCTACCTGGTGTTCAACCCGAAGGACCCCTGGGCGAAGAAGGCCGCCGTCCGCAAGGCCGTCGCCCAGGTCGTCGACCGGCCGGCCATCGCCCACAACATCTACAAGGACACCGTCGAGCCGCTGTACTCCATGGTCCCGCGCGGACTGGCGGGACACACCACCGGCTTCTTCGACGACTACGGCAGCCCCAGCACCTCCAAGGCCCGGCAGATCCTCCTGGAGGCGGGCATCGCCGAACGTGTGCCGCTCACCCTCTGGTACACGACGGACCGGTACGGCTCCACGACCAAGCCCGAGTTCGAGGAACTCAGGCGGCAGCTCAACGGGACCGGCCTGTTCAGCGTCACCGTCAAGGGCCGCCCCTGGAAGACGTACGAGGCCGGCTACCGCAAGGGCGAGTACCCGGTGTTCGGCCGCGGCTGGTTCCCCGACTTCCCGGACGCCGAGAACTTCATCGCGCCGTTCGTGGGCGAGCAGAACGCGCTCGGTACGCCGTACAAGTCACCCGAGATCACGGACGTACTGCTGCCCGAGTCGCGCCGCCGCAGCGACCGCGGTGACGTCGTCGAGCACTTCAAGAAGGCGCAGGACATCCTCGTGGACGACGCGCGGCTGCTGCCCCTGTGGCAGGGCAAGCAGTACATCGCCGCCAGTGAGGAGATCTCCGGCGTCGAGCGTTCCATCGACCCGTCGACGATCATGATGGTATGGGAGCTGGAGCGCAAGACCAGCTGGTAACGGGCGCGGGGGGACCGGCTCCGGTGGTGGCGGAGGACCTGCTCCGGCGGCGGAGGACCGGCCGGAGGCGGCTGAGGTTGGCGGGAGCCCGGCCGAGTGTCAGTGGGCGGCGGTAGGTTCTGTGGACCGGAAACAACCGCACCTGTAAGGAAGTTCACGTGACCGACACCGCCATGCTGCCCGAGTCCTGGCGCGGCGTCCTGGGCGAAGAGCTGCACAAGCCCTACTTCAAGGAGCTCACCGAGTTCGTCGAGGAGGAGCGAGAGAAGGGCCCCGTCTACCCGCCCCGGGACGAGGTCTTCGCCGCGCTCGACGCGACTCCGTACGAGCGGGTTAAGGTGCTCGTCCTCGGCCAGGACCCGTACCACGGCGAGGGCCAGGGCCACGGGCTGTGCTTCTCGGTCCGCCCCGGCGTGAAGACACCTCCCTCCCTGCGCAACATCTACAAGGAGATGAAGGAGGAGCTGGGCCACCCGGTGCCGGACAACGGCTATCTGATGCCGTGGGCCGAACAGGGCGTCCTGCTGCTCAACGCGGTGCTGACGGTCCGCGCGGGAGAGGCCAACTCGCACAAGGGCAAGGGCTGGGAGAAGTTCACGGACGCGGTGATCCGGGCCGTGGCCGACCGGCCCGACCCGGCGGTGTTCGTCCTGTGGGGCAACTACGCGCAGAAGAAGCTCCCGCTCATCGACGAGGAGCGGCACATCGTGGTCAAGGGCGCGCACCCCTCGCCGCTGTCCGCGAAGAAGTTCTTCGGCTCGCGTCCCTTCACGCAGATCGACGAGGCGGTCGCCGCGCAGGGGCACGAGCCGATCGACTGGCGGATCCCCGACCTCGGCTGACGAGACCGGGAGGCCCCCGCCGTGTCGGGCCGGTCAGGACCGGCCCGACACGGCGGTCACTGGGCCGACACAGCGGTCGCCGGGTCGGCCCAGCGGCGCGCACGGGGCCGCCTGAGCTCGAATGCCTGCGCCTGCCGTTAGCGTCGGGAGAGGTGACAACGGCAGGCGCGGGCGCGTCGGCCGGCCGACGAGCGGGTGGAGGGCGACGCGGTGGCGGAGCAGCAGGAGCAGGCGGCGGCGGACGCGATGACGACCAGGATCGGGCAGGTCATCATGCTTCTCCACGGCGGCGACCGCGAGGAGGCCCGGAGCCGCTTCCTGGACCTGTGGGCGGAGATCGGCGAGGAGGGCGACGCGCTCCACCGCTGCACACTCGCGCACTACATGGCCGACACGCAGGACGATCCCTCGGACGAACTCGCCTGGGATCTACGAGCCCTGTCGGCGGCGGACGAGTTCACGGAGGAGCCCGCGGACGAGCGGGTCGGGGAGCACCACAGGTCCCTCGCGGTACGGGCCCTCTACCCGTCCCTGCATCTGAACCTCGCCGCGGACTATGTGAAGCTCGGCCGCTCAGAGGCGGCCCGGGGCCATCTGGGCGTGGCGCGGGACAGCGTGGGCGTCCTCGGCGACGACGCCTACGGCGACGGGATCCGGGCCGGTATCGGCCGCCTGGAGTCGAGGCTGGACCGCGAGGACCCGGGCGGGGCACCGGAACCCACACCCAAGCAGGGGAGAGGGCCTGGAGGATCGGCCGGACCGGGAGGCGAGACGCTCGGGCCGCCGCGCCGGGAGCCCTAGCGCCGACAGAATCTTGAGCAGAGCCCTGAGCACGGTCTTGAGGCGGTCGCAAACCGCAACGATCGTAGGGCCCGCAGGGTCAACGGCCGTACACGTCCTTGCAGATGGCCGCCTGTGGACTGTCCGCCCGCCAGCCGCCGTACGCCCGGCCCA is a genomic window of Streptomyces sp. NBC_00414 containing:
- a CDS encoding ABC transporter substrate-binding protein, giving the protein MYKRNRSLRHLSVIASITSISLVGGCGVFSSDTSEGEGPVVVGTTSAPSTLDPAASWDGSWELFRNIYQTLLSYPAGAAEPEPDAAESCRFTDTSNRRYSCTLREDLSFSDGHELDAEAVKHSIDRIRKIAVDGGPAGLLGSLERVETKGDREVVFRLNKPDATFPFVLATPAMSIVDPEEYPADALREGSGVTGSGPYGLESYEEGQEARLVRNDNYKGSADRKNRAVTIRYFQDSDEMVTALRDRKIDVTLRGLAAKDVVALENRRGKDEIQLVEGAGTEIRYLVFNPKDPWAKKAAVRKAVAQVVDRPAIAHNIYKDTVEPLYSMVPRGLAGHTTGFFDDYGSPSTSKARQILLEAGIAERVPLTLWYTTDRYGSTTKPEFEELRRQLNGTGLFSVTVKGRPWKTYEAGYRKGEYPVFGRGWFPDFPDAENFIAPFVGEQNALGTPYKSPEITDVLLPESRRRSDRGDVVEHFKKAQDILVDDARLLPLWQGKQYIAASEEISGVERSIDPSTIMMVWELERKTSW
- the ung gene encoding uracil-DNA glycosylase encodes the protein MTDTAMLPESWRGVLGEELHKPYFKELTEFVEEEREKGPVYPPRDEVFAALDATPYERVKVLVLGQDPYHGEGQGHGLCFSVRPGVKTPPSLRNIYKEMKEELGHPVPDNGYLMPWAEQGVLLLNAVLTVRAGEANSHKGKGWEKFTDAVIRAVADRPDPAVFVLWGNYAQKKLPLIDEERHIVVKGAHPSPLSAKKFFGSRPFTQIDEAVAAQGHEPIDWRIPDLG